The following coding sequences lie in one Apium graveolens cultivar Ventura chromosome 1, ASM990537v1, whole genome shotgun sequence genomic window:
- the LOC141723516 gene encoding uncharacterized protein LOC141723516, which translates to MQQPNAQMQPKAVGEWTTPLWGCFSDWGNCITTLFCPCVTYGQVANIVDQGKTSCFSAGKTYAMLMYFTCGCCMYSCFSRSKLRFMYNLPPNPFGCADCVVHTCCEPCALCQEYRELQNRGYNMSIGWDLNKTVVGTVAPMSQVMTQIDNTSNHPNDRQNNRYDNQQNRQNDSYNNQIINRRQNDAPLSQVTGQMDINSLDLQNDRYDNQDSRPNDQYDNQNNRQNNSYNNQNMNRRQNDAPLSQMMDQMDINPNDLQTDRYDNQNNRPNNLYDNRNNRQNDPYNNQNMNRRQNDAPLNQMMDQMDINPNDRQNDRHNNQNLNRQSDRYDNQNNRQTDQPEDHQNDQEY; encoded by the exons ATGCAGCAGCCTAATGCTCAGATGCAACCCAAAGCTGTTGGAGAATGGACTACTCCCCTGTGGGGTTGCTTTTCTGATTGGGGAAACT GTATTACCACGCTATTCTGTCCATGCGTTACTTATGGACAAGTTGCGAATATTGTTGATCAAGGAAAGACTT CTTGTTTTAGTGCGGGGAAAACTTATGCAATGCTTATGTATTTTACCTGCGGATGCTGCATGTATTCTTGCTTTTCCCGCTCGAAGCTGAGATTTATGTACAATTTACCTCCGAACCCTTTCGGCTGCGCAGACTGTGTTGTTCATACTTGTTGCGAGCCATGTGCCTTATGTCAAGAATATCGTGAGCTCCAAAATCGGGGATATAACATGTCCATCG GATGGGATCTAAACAAGACGGTGGTTGGTACTGTTGCACCCATGAGTCAAGTGATGACTCAGATCGACAATACGAGCAACCATCCAAATGATCGTCAGAACAATCGTTACGATAATCAACAAAATCGTCAAAATGATTCTTACAATAATCAGATTATAAATCGTCGTCAGAATGATGCACCTCTAAGTCAAGTGACGGGTCAGATGGACATAAATTCGCTTGATCTTCAAAATGATCGCTACGACAATCAGGACAGTCGTCCGAATGATCAGTATGATAATCAAAACAATCGCCAGAATAATTCTTACAATAATCAGAATATGAATCGCCGTCAAAATGATGCACCTCTAAGTCAAATGATGGATCAAATGGACATAAATCCGAATGATCTTCAGACTGATCGTTATGATAATCAGAATAATCGTCCGAATAATCTATATGATAATCGAAATAATCGTCAGAATGACCCTTATAATAATCAAAATATGAATCGTCGTCAGAATGATGCACCTCTAAATCAAATGATGGATCAAATGGACATAAATCCAAATGATCGTCAAAATGATCGGCATAATAATCAGAATTTGAATCGTCAGAGTGATCGTTACGATAATCAGAACAATCGTCAAACTGATCAACCAGAAGATCATCAAAACGATCAAGAGTATTGA